The following proteins are encoded in a genomic region of Spirosoma sp. SC4-14:
- a CDS encoding DeoR/GlpR family DNA-binding transcription regulator translates to MNFQQRKQLIIQTVDERGSVDVSELAELLQTSEMTVRRDLVQLATAGLIYRTRGGAMKVSLATDKHTFANKTAVNAEQKDYICQLAAQEIQEGDAIFMDCGSTVFRLCQFIRNKRITVITNSLPVVAELMSSAVSVNLIGGELDKERQAIHGLMAEEHMARYRANRAFIGVDGISLAHGLSANGEKEASTATAMARQSQKVYLLCDSSKLETNKYLYFAPLSLFDVLITDNTANPAVVDAYRRAGITLIH, encoded by the coding sequence ATGAATTTCCAACAGCGAAAGCAATTAATTATCCAAACGGTCGACGAACGTGGTTCTGTGGATGTCAGCGAATTGGCCGAGCTGCTACAAACGTCTGAGATGACCGTTCGGCGCGATTTGGTGCAACTAGCCACAGCAGGGTTGATTTATCGCACACGTGGAGGGGCAATGAAAGTAAGTCTGGCAACCGACAAACATACCTTTGCCAACAAAACAGCCGTCAATGCCGAACAAAAAGATTACATCTGCCAACTGGCGGCTCAGGAAATTCAGGAAGGCGATGCCATTTTCATGGATTGTGGCAGTACAGTTTTTCGACTGTGTCAGTTTATCCGCAACAAACGGATTACCGTTATTACAAATTCACTACCTGTTGTAGCCGAACTGATGTCATCGGCAGTGTCGGTCAATCTGATTGGTGGCGAACTCGATAAAGAACGGCAGGCTATTCACGGCCTAATGGCCGAAGAGCACATGGCCCGCTATCGAGCCAACCGGGCGTTTATTGGCGTCGACGGAATTTCGCTGGCCCACGGCTTGAGTGCCAATGGCGAAAAGGAAGCCAGTACGGCCACCGCAATGGCCCGGCAATCGCAAAAAGTTTATCTTCTCTGCGACTCGTCGAAATTAGAAACCAACAAATACCTCTATTTTGCACCATTAAGCCTGTTCGATGTACTGATCACCGACAACACGGCCAACCCGGCGGTTGTAGACGCTTATCGTCGGGCAGGAATTACGCTGATTCATTAA
- a CDS encoding NUDIX domain-containing protein has protein sequence MLAERVQITEEKLLSDNWYILKRYTFNYLGKNGQWTTQQREAYDRGNGATILLHNPQTNTVILTRQFRLPTFVNGNCDGSPSSGMLIEACAGLLDNEHPDDAIRRETEEETGYRINSVQKVMEAYMSPGSVTEKLFFYIAQYSAETERNTGGGIDEEEIDILELPFQEALAMMERGEIMDGKTIMLLQYLRLEQLRQN, from the coding sequence ATGCTTGCTGAACGAGTGCAAATAACCGAGGAAAAGCTGCTTTCCGACAACTGGTATATCCTGAAACGGTACACATTCAATTACCTCGGTAAAAATGGACAATGGACAACGCAGCAGCGGGAAGCCTACGACCGGGGTAACGGTGCTACAATTTTGCTGCATAATCCGCAAACCAATACCGTGATTCTGACGCGCCAGTTTCGGTTGCCAACGTTTGTGAATGGCAACTGCGACGGTAGCCCATCTTCCGGTATGCTGATCGAAGCCTGTGCCGGATTGCTCGACAACGAACACCCGGATGATGCGATCCGACGCGAAACCGAAGAAGAAACCGGCTACCGCATCAATTCGGTACAGAAAGTAATGGAAGCGTATATGAGTCCGGGGTCGGTTACCGAAAAGTTGTTTTTCTACATTGCGCAGTACTCGGCCGAAACGGAGCGGAACACAGGTGGTGGTATCGACGAAGAGGAAATCGACATTCTGGAACTGCCTTTTCAGGAAGCCCTGGCCATGATGGAGCGCGGAGAAATTATGGACGGCAAGACCATTATGCTATTGCAGTATTTACGGCTTGAGCAGCTAAGACAGAACTAA
- a CDS encoding outer membrane beta-barrel protein translates to MKNAQILVLLIFCSFSIANAQTEKGRWTVGAQVGTLTFQSKSNFKSFAASLRPSAGYFVTNGLILGMGIPITINNQKSDFDNYRYNHFSTKAIGLAPFVRYFLGRSQWKPYVGLSYSYQKISGTIKNDDTIGLYEGTTKGHTTALVPSLGIACFVNRSLALTLEADYNINHQKQHTDYTALFGSSDSDIDTRSLSLAIGFQLFLGK, encoded by the coding sequence ATGAAAAATGCACAGATACTCGTCTTACTGATTTTTTGCTCGTTTTCTATTGCCAACGCGCAAACAGAAAAAGGTCGCTGGACGGTTGGGGCTCAGGTTGGTACCTTAACATTTCAGAGCAAGAGTAATTTCAAATCATTTGCGGCCAGTCTGCGACCATCGGCCGGTTATTTCGTTACGAATGGATTGATACTTGGGATGGGAATACCGATAACCATCAACAATCAGAAGTCCGATTTTGATAATTACCGTTATAACCATTTTTCAACGAAAGCAATTGGACTGGCTCCTTTTGTTCGTTACTTCTTAGGGCGTTCGCAATGGAAACCGTATGTGGGCCTGTCGTATAGTTATCAGAAAATTTCCGGTACGATTAAGAACGATGACACAATTGGTCTCTATGAAGGAACGACAAAGGGCCATACAACTGCTTTGGTACCTTCTTTAGGAATTGCCTGTTTTGTGAATCGCAGTCTGGCTCTCACGCTGGAAGCCGATTATAACATAAACCATCAGAAGCAACATACGGATTATACGGCTCTTTTTGGCTCAAGTGATTCAGATATAGATACACGTTCGCTGTCGCTTGCCATTGGTTTTCAGTTGTTTTTGGGCAAGTAA
- a CDS encoding PIG-L family deacetylase, which yields MSLRNYLSACVLAFSLASVSFAQVPYGPIKPAPPGDILLNLKKLNVLGSVLYVAAHPDDENTLMLAYLAKDRLVRTGYLSLTRGDGGQNLIGPEQGENIGIIRTQELLAARRIDGPDQFFSRAYDFGFSKSTDEAVRTWGQEKVLADVVWRIRKYQPDVIITRFPPDSRAGHGHHSASGFLAEEAFKISNDPTKFPEQLKYVKPWQAKRILWNVFIPGAFMSNKKPDEAGNLIGIETGLYNPLLGKSYGEIAAESRSQHKSQGFGVPANRGEKIDYLLLKGGDPVEKDPLDGIDTSWKRVPGSNAVQAQVNQLIANFKPDQPNASIPALTQLYESISKLDTTNLYVKTKRQEVETLIQECLGLWFETNPTDYAATPGESIKLLSNIVNRADTPIKLLDVRYSTGYDTTLNLPLKANDVVVVSAQVTIPKTHKISQPYWLEKPIVKGVFQVDDQQLIGLPENPPALTASYTFEINGQRFTFSRPVVYKSTDPVDGEVYRPFIIQPDVTANLTERVYVFAGVAPKTAELVLKAGRPNVSGTVKIEAPAGWRIEPASVPFSLAGKGSEQRVTFTITPTEKAQNGKLQAVMSTPAGTFTTGLRIIAYKHIPTQTLFPPAEAKLVKLDVKVTAKNIGYIVGAGDEVPAALQQMGCKVTMLGPAELSRNLSAYDAIVVGVRAYNINGYLANYQSNLMEYVKNGGNLIVQYVTPGGSSFIQNGLKVNSLGPYPFKVVNERVTEEDAPMTFINPQHPLLNYPNKITQADFDGWIQERGIYFARDWDKAYEPIFSSHDQNEAPKEGSLIYAKYGKGHFMYTGLVFFRELPAGVPGAYRLFANMISAGK from the coding sequence GTGTCACTCCGCAACTATCTGTCAGCTTGTGTGCTGGCATTTTCACTCGCATCTGTTTCCTTCGCCCAGGTTCCTTATGGCCCTATAAAACCGGCACCACCGGGCGACATTCTATTGAACCTGAAAAAACTCAATGTACTGGGCAGTGTCCTCTACGTGGCGGCTCACCCCGACGACGAAAATACATTGATGCTTGCCTATCTGGCCAAAGACCGGCTGGTGCGCACCGGCTATCTTTCGCTAACACGGGGCGATGGGGGCCAGAATTTGATTGGCCCCGAACAAGGCGAAAACATTGGTATCATTCGCACGCAGGAATTGCTGGCCGCCCGGCGTATCGATGGTCCCGACCAGTTTTTTAGCCGGGCCTATGATTTTGGTTTCTCCAAATCGACCGACGAGGCTGTCCGTACCTGGGGCCAGGAAAAAGTACTGGCCGATGTGGTCTGGCGCATTCGGAAATACCAGCCCGATGTCATTATTACGCGCTTCCCGCCCGATTCCCGCGCGGGTCACGGCCACCACAGCGCATCGGGTTTTCTGGCCGAAGAAGCGTTCAAAATTTCGAACGACCCAACCAAATTCCCGGAGCAGCTCAAGTACGTAAAACCTTGGCAAGCCAAACGCATTCTGTGGAATGTGTTTATTCCGGGAGCGTTCATGAGCAACAAAAAACCCGATGAAGCAGGTAACCTGATTGGTATCGAAACGGGGCTGTATAATCCGCTGCTAGGCAAGTCGTATGGTGAAATTGCGGCCGAAAGTCGGAGCCAGCACAAAAGCCAGGGGTTTGGTGTACCGGCAAACCGGGGCGAAAAGATTGATTATCTGTTACTGAAAGGGGGCGATCCGGTCGAAAAAGATCCGCTGGATGGCATCGATACCAGTTGGAAGCGTGTGCCGGGGAGCAATGCCGTACAGGCACAGGTGAATCAGCTTATTGCCAACTTCAAACCCGATCAGCCCAATGCCTCCATACCGGCACTGACTCAGCTATATGAAAGCATCAGCAAACTCGACACGACCAATCTCTACGTAAAAACTAAACGCCAGGAAGTAGAAACGCTGATTCAGGAATGCCTGGGATTGTGGTTCGAAACCAACCCCACCGACTATGCCGCCACTCCGGGCGAATCGATCAAGCTACTGTCCAACATCGTTAACCGGGCCGATACGCCTATCAAACTCCTGGACGTTCGCTATTCAACTGGCTATGACACAACGTTGAATTTGCCCTTAAAAGCTAACGACGTTGTGGTTGTATCGGCCCAGGTAACAATACCGAAAACGCACAAGATTTCGCAGCCTTACTGGCTCGAAAAGCCAATTGTCAAAGGTGTATTCCAGGTTGATGATCAGCAGTTGATTGGCCTTCCCGAAAATCCGCCCGCCCTAACGGCCAGCTATACATTTGAGATCAACGGCCAACGGTTTACGTTCAGCCGTCCGGTGGTTTATAAATCAACCGATCCGGTCGATGGGGAGGTCTATCGTCCGTTTATTATCCAACCCGATGTGACGGCCAATCTGACAGAGCGGGTGTATGTTTTTGCCGGGGTAGCTCCTAAAACGGCCGAGCTTGTTCTGAAAGCGGGTCGCCCGAATGTATCGGGCACGGTAAAAATAGAAGCGCCTGCTGGCTGGCGTATCGAACCGGCATCGGTGCCGTTCTCGCTGGCCGGAAAAGGCAGTGAACAGCGGGTTACGTTTACCATAACCCCCACCGAAAAAGCACAGAATGGGAAATTGCAGGCTGTCATGAGCACCCCTGCGGGCACATTTACGACGGGCTTACGGATCATTGCCTACAAGCACATTCCGACTCAAACGCTCTTCCCTCCTGCCGAAGCCAAACTAGTAAAACTCGACGTTAAGGTTACAGCTAAAAATATTGGCTACATCGTTGGGGCTGGCGACGAAGTTCCGGCTGCTTTGCAACAAATGGGTTGTAAGGTTACCATGCTGGGCCCAGCCGAATTAAGCCGGAACCTGTCGGCCTATGATGCCATCGTTGTGGGCGTACGGGCCTATAACATCAACGGCTACCTGGCCAACTACCAGTCGAATCTGATGGAATACGTCAAAAATGGTGGCAATCTGATTGTACAGTACGTAACACCAGGCGGCTCCAGCTTTATCCAGAATGGGCTGAAGGTCAACAGCCTGGGACCGTACCCGTTTAAGGTTGTTAACGAGCGCGTTACCGAAGAAGATGCGCCCATGACGTTCATCAATCCGCAACACCCATTGCTCAACTACCCGAATAAGATCACTCAGGCCGATTTCGATGGCTGGATTCAGGAGCGGGGTATTTACTTCGCCCGCGACTGGGACAAAGCCTATGAGCCAATTTTCTCATCGCACGACCAGAACGAAGCGCCTAAAGAAGGAAGCCTGATTTATGCTAAATACGGCAAAGGCCATTTCATGTACACAGGACTGGTTTTCTTCCGCGAACTACCGGCTGGTGTACCGGGCGCTTATCGCCTGTTCGCCAACATGATTTCGGCTGGAAAATAG
- a CDS encoding SusD/RagB family nutrient-binding outer membrane lipoprotein, producing MKKLFSNKIAVSLLAITLLSGCKNLFDEPNIQSNPNAVTDVDVATLLSGTLVGVAELHEDTDVRIAAIWAGQLNGLSRQHQGYADYIVSAGNFSWDPLYPVASQARLIQIKADAAGDKWTKGVGQVLEALLIAKATDFYGDVPYSQAFDDVKYPTPVFDKQADVYKALLATLSSAIENLSAPAGLSFSAQDFIYKGNVSKWIKAANTLKARLYLHMGDYTNALASATAGISSTADDALIPHGGSQGIDANLNYVFFKLNRPGDTGFDGAYLPKLLQLRSNSANTKTNETALYNHYIKVGITATGSLDPNVVDGAFTTDAPHPLLTYYENQLIIAESQARLGDNTIALAALNQVRSGLASGYINGKTISATGRKYDAYVLDDFGPSGLANSNNYASVQTALLYEIITQRYTVLLMQYEAFNDVRRLEKATPLVQLPIPLYTGSQKPERFIYPQSEVNTNPNVPKPIADQFQKLPIYQ from the coding sequence ATGAAAAAACTATTTTCCAATAAAATTGCCGTTTCGCTGCTGGCCATTACCCTGCTAAGCGGCTGCAAGAATTTGTTCGATGAGCCGAATATTCAGAGCAACCCAAATGCCGTTACCGATGTCGATGTGGCTACGCTATTGTCGGGAACTTTAGTAGGTGTTGCCGAACTCCACGAAGATACCGACGTCCGAATTGCCGCCATTTGGGCGGGTCAGTTAAACGGACTTAGCCGCCAGCACCAGGGCTATGCCGATTATATTGTTTCGGCAGGCAATTTCTCCTGGGACCCACTCTATCCCGTTGCCAGTCAGGCTCGCTTGATACAGATTAAAGCCGATGCCGCTGGCGATAAATGGACAAAAGGTGTTGGACAGGTGCTGGAGGCACTGCTCATTGCCAAAGCAACTGATTTCTACGGCGATGTTCCCTATAGCCAGGCTTTCGACGATGTTAAATACCCAACACCGGTTTTCGATAAACAGGCTGATGTGTATAAAGCATTGCTGGCAACACTGAGCAGTGCGATTGAAAATTTGTCGGCACCAGCAGGTCTGTCGTTCAGCGCACAGGATTTTATCTATAAAGGCAATGTTTCGAAATGGATAAAAGCGGCCAATACGCTCAAAGCGCGGCTTTATCTGCACATGGGCGATTATACGAACGCCCTGGCAAGTGCAACAGCCGGTATCAGCAGCACAGCCGACGATGCCCTCATTCCCCACGGCGGCAGTCAGGGAATCGACGCCAATCTGAACTATGTATTTTTTAAACTCAACCGCCCTGGCGATACGGGTTTCGATGGCGCTTATCTGCCCAAATTGCTGCAATTGCGGTCCAATTCGGCAAATACGAAAACCAATGAAACAGCGCTGTATAACCACTATATCAAAGTAGGTATTACTGCCACGGGTAGCTTAGATCCGAATGTAGTCGATGGAGCCTTTACAACCGACGCGCCCCATCCGCTCTTGACCTACTACGAAAACCAGCTCATCATTGCCGAATCACAGGCCCGACTGGGCGATAATACCATAGCGCTGGCGGCCCTCAATCAGGTGCGTAGTGGGCTAGCCAGTGGGTATATCAACGGTAAAACGATCTCGGCAACCGGACGAAAATATGATGCCTACGTGCTGGACGATTTTGGGCCATCGGGCCTGGCCAATTCGAACAACTATGCATCGGTGCAAACGGCCCTGCTCTATGAGATCATCACCCAACGGTATACTGTTTTGCTGATGCAATACGAAGCCTTCAATGATGTGCGCAGGCTGGAAAAAGCGACCCCTCTGGTTCAGTTACCAATTCCATTGTATACGGGCTCTCAAAAACCCGAGCGATTCATCTATCCGCAAAGTGAAGTCAATACGAATCCAAATGTTCCAAAACCGATTGCCGATCAGTTCCAGAAATTACCGATCTATCAGTAA